One window of Candidatus Methylocalor cossyra genomic DNA carries:
- the rodA gene encoding rod shape-determining protein RodA: MNGDPLLTQLRLGPAHHATALQRFHLDLPLLGGLALLSALALVVLYSASGQNLEVLLRQVARLVLAGAVMVVVAQINPRSFKFYSPWLYLAGVLLLTAVLAVGKVSMGAQRWLDLGILRFQPSELTKLSTPMMIAWYLSADAPPPRFRQVLISATLILLPTVLIAKQPDLGTAVLVGSAGAAVLFLAGLPWAYLLGAVALGGCLLPIIWHSMHGYQRDRILTFLNPEADPLGRGYHIIQSKIAIGSGGLYGKGWLHGTQAHLEFLPERSTDFIFAVLAEEFGLLGCLGLLTIYLFILGRCLYIAVQAQDRYARLLAGALTLTFFVYVGVNIGMVIGLLPVVGVPLPLVSYGGTSMVTLLAGFGMLMSIETHRRAG; the protein is encoded by the coding sequence GTGAACGGCGATCCGCTGCTGACCCAGTTGCGCCTGGGCCCGGCCCACCACGCCACGGCGCTGCAGCGATTCCACCTGGATCTGCCGCTGTTGGGCGGTCTGGCGCTGCTGTCGGCGCTGGCTCTGGTGGTCCTGTATTCCGCCTCCGGCCAAAACCTGGAAGTGCTGCTCCGCCAGGTCGCCCGGCTGGTCCTGGCGGGCGCCGTGATGGTCGTGGTGGCCCAGATCAATCCGCGCTCGTTCAAGTTCTACAGCCCTTGGCTGTATTTGGCCGGGGTGCTGCTGCTGACTGCGGTGCTGGCGGTGGGCAAGGTCAGTATGGGGGCGCAGCGCTGGCTGGATCTGGGCATCCTCCGGTTCCAGCCCTCCGAGCTGACCAAGCTGTCTACCCCGATGATGATCGCCTGGTATCTGTCCGCGGATGCCCCACCGCCCCGCTTCCGGCAGGTGCTGATCTCTGCCACCTTGATCCTGCTCCCCACGGTGCTCATCGCCAAACAACCGGATCTCGGCACCGCCGTGCTGGTGGGCAGCGCCGGCGCTGCGGTGCTGTTTCTGGCCGGTCTGCCATGGGCTTACCTACTGGGAGCGGTGGCCCTGGGCGGCTGCCTGTTGCCGATCATCTGGCATTCCATGCACGGCTACCAGCGGGATCGAATCCTGACTTTCCTGAACCCGGAGGCCGACCCCTTGGGGCGCGGCTATCACATCATCCAGTCCAAGATCGCCATCGGCTCCGGCGGCCTTTACGGCAAAGGCTGGCTCCATGGCACTCAAGCCCACCTGGAATTCTTGCCGGAGCGCTCCACCGACTTCATCTTCGCCGTGCTGGCGGAGGAATTCGGCTTGCTCGGCTGCCTGGGGCTCCTCACCATCTATCTATTCATTCTGGGCCGGTGTCTGTACATCGCGGTGCAAGCCCAGGACCGCTATGCGCGCCTGCTGGCCGGCGCCTTGACCCTGACCTTTTTCGTCTACGTGGGTGTCAACATCGGCATGGTGATCGGCCTCCTGCCGGTGGTGGGCGTCCCTCTGCCGCTGGTCAGCTATGGCGGCACCTCCATGGTGACGCTGTTGGCGGGCTTCGGCATGCTCATGTCCATCGAGACCCACCGGCGGGCGGGCTGA
- the aroC gene encoding chorismate synthase, with translation MAGNTLGKLFTVTSFGESHGPAIGCIVDGCPPGLALSEADIQPELDRRRPGRSRHTTQRREPDQVRILSGVFEGCTTGTPIGLLIENVDPRSKDYGSIAEQFRPGHADYTYQMKYGLRDYRGGGRSSARETAMRVAAGAIAKKYLRERLGVTVRGYLAQLGPIRIERVLWEAVDENPFFCPDPDKVPELEAYMDALRKEGDSIGARINVVASGVPPGWGEPVFDRLDAELAYALMSINAVKGVEIGDGFRCVEAKGTQFRDELLPEGFLSNHAGGILGGISSGQDILVSIALKPTSSLRLPGRSINVRGEPVTVVTTGRHDPCVGLRATPIAEAMVALVLMDHHLRHRAQNAEVVAGLRPIPAKAP, from the coding sequence ATGGCCGGTAACACCTTAGGCAAACTGTTCACCGTGACCTCGTTTGGGGAGAGCCACGGCCCCGCCATCGGCTGCATCGTCGACGGCTGCCCGCCGGGATTGGCCCTGTCCGAGGCGGACATCCAGCCGGAGCTGGATCGCCGTCGGCCGGGCCGGTCGCGCCACACCACGCAGCGCCGGGAACCCGACCAGGTGCGGATCCTGTCGGGGGTATTCGAAGGCTGCACCACCGGCACCCCCATCGGGCTGCTGATCGAGAACGTGGACCCGCGCTCCAAGGATTACGGCAGCATCGCCGAGCAGTTCCGCCCGGGGCATGCCGATTACACCTATCAGATGAAATACGGCCTGCGCGATTACCGGGGCGGTGGACGGTCCTCGGCGCGGGAGACAGCGATGCGGGTGGCGGCCGGGGCCATCGCCAAGAAGTACCTGCGGGAGCGGCTCGGCGTGACGGTGCGCGGCTACCTGGCGCAGCTCGGCCCGATCCGAATCGAGCGCGTGCTCTGGGAGGCGGTGGACGAGAACCCCTTCTTCTGCCCCGATCCGGACAAGGTGCCCGAGTTGGAAGCCTACATGGACGCCCTGCGCAAGGAAGGCGACTCCATCGGCGCCAGAATCAACGTCGTAGCCAGCGGGGTGCCGCCGGGCTGGGGTGAGCCCGTGTTCGACCGCCTAGACGCCGAGCTGGCCTATGCCTTGATGAGCATCAATGCGGTGAAGGGCGTCGAGATCGGCGATGGCTTCCGTTGCGTGGAAGCCAAGGGCACTCAGTTTCGCGACGAGTTGCTCCCGGAGGGTTTCCTGAGCAATCACGCCGGCGGCATCCTGGGCGGCATTTCCTCGGGCCAGGACATCCTGGTCAGCATCGCCCTGAAGCCCACCTCGAGCCTGCGCCTGCCGGGGCGTTCGATCAATGTCCGGGGCGAGCCGGTGACGGTGGTGACCACCGGTCGCCACGATCCCTGCGTGGGGCTGCGCGCCACCCCCATCGCCGAGGCCATGGTCGCCCTGGTGCTGATGGACCACCACCTCCGTCATCGCGCCCAAAACGCCGAAGTGGTCGCCGGTTTGCGGCCGATCCCGGCCAAGGCACCGTAG
- the mrdA gene encoding penicillin-binding protein 2: protein MSWHFTFKDDFQENRLFLNRLVISVVAMVVVALALVARLVYLQVVGHELYTHLSRDNQVKISPLPPPRGLIFDRNGEVLADNLITYSLEVIPEQVRDLNLTLTELRALLNLSEEEIARFHAQRSQRKSFESVPLRLELSEEDIARFAVKMPYFPGVEIRTRLLRTYPYGHLTAHVVGYVGRISEAELQSLDPAQYRGTYHIGKSGIEKRYEPVLHGKTGYEEYETNVEGRAIRVLGTREALAGADLYLSLDIRLQKAALDALGGYTGAVAAIEPATGRVLALVSKPSFDPNPFVHGIGKDQYEALRNAPDQPLYDRALRGLYPPGSTVKPFVALAGLELLGISPARRVYCPGYYRLPNASHKYRDWRKGGHGAVDMKYAITQSCDVYFYDLAHQLGIDRLHDYMEKFGFGQRTGIDLDGEKGGLFPSREWKRKKRRGQSWFAGETLIAGIGQGYVQATPLQLARAVAVLANRGRSVRPHLVETLKAGYELESPYPQDQDAPPLEIDPDHWRTVVDAMIDVVHSPRGTAHGIAAGLRYRVAGKTGTAQVFTVGQGQDYKKMRVKESMRDHAWFVAFAPVDNPRIAIAVIAEHGGHGGSVAAPIARTVMDFYLKEVL from the coding sequence ATGAGCTGGCACTTCACGTTCAAGGACGATTTCCAGGAAAACCGGCTGTTTCTAAACCGGCTGGTGATCAGCGTGGTGGCCATGGTAGTAGTCGCCTTGGCGCTGGTGGCGCGCCTCGTCTATCTTCAGGTGGTCGGGCACGAGCTTTATACCCATCTGTCCCGCGACAATCAGGTCAAGATTTCCCCGCTACCCCCACCCAGGGGGCTGATTTTCGACCGCAATGGCGAAGTGCTGGCGGACAATCTGATCACCTACAGCCTGGAGGTCATTCCTGAGCAGGTGCGGGATCTGAACCTCACCTTAACCGAACTCCGGGCGCTCCTGAACCTGAGCGAGGAGGAAATCGCCCGCTTCCACGCCCAACGCAGCCAGCGTAAGAGCTTCGAGAGCGTCCCCTTGCGCCTCGAGCTCAGCGAGGAGGACATCGCCCGCTTCGCGGTGAAAATGCCCTATTTCCCCGGGGTCGAGATTCGCACCCGGCTGCTGCGCACGTATCCCTACGGCCACCTCACCGCCCATGTGGTGGGCTATGTGGGGCGCATCAGCGAAGCCGAGCTGCAATCCTTGGACCCGGCGCAATACCGCGGCACCTACCACATCGGCAAGAGCGGGATCGAAAAGAGATACGAGCCGGTCCTGCACGGCAAGACCGGCTACGAGGAATACGAAACCAACGTCGAGGGGCGCGCCATCCGCGTGCTCGGTACTCGGGAAGCGCTGGCCGGCGCCGATCTTTACCTGTCCTTGGACATCCGCCTGCAAAAGGCCGCCCTGGACGCCTTGGGCGGCTACACCGGCGCGGTCGCCGCCATCGAGCCCGCCACTGGCCGGGTGCTGGCCCTGGTGAGCAAGCCCAGTTTCGATCCCAACCCTTTCGTCCACGGCATCGGCAAGGACCAGTACGAAGCCCTGCGCAACGCCCCCGACCAGCCGCTCTACGATCGCGCCTTGCGCGGGCTCTATCCGCCCGGCTCGACGGTCAAGCCGTTCGTGGCCCTGGCGGGGTTGGAACTGCTCGGCATCAGTCCTGCCCGCCGGGTGTATTGTCCCGGCTATTACCGCTTACCCAACGCCAGCCACAAATACCGCGATTGGCGCAAGGGCGGGCATGGCGCCGTGGACATGAAATATGCGATCACCCAGTCCTGCGACGTCTACTTTTATGACCTCGCCCACCAGCTCGGCATCGACCGCCTGCACGACTACATGGAGAAGTTCGGTTTCGGCCAGCGCACCGGCATCGACCTGGACGGCGAGAAAGGCGGCCTATTCCCTTCCCGGGAATGGAAGCGGAAGAAACGCCGGGGGCAGAGCTGGTTCGCGGGCGAGACCTTGATCGCCGGGATCGGCCAGGGCTATGTCCAGGCCACCCCTTTGCAACTGGCCCGCGCCGTGGCCGTTTTGGCCAACCGGGGACGCAGCGTGCGCCCGCACCTGGTGGAAACCCTCAAGGCCGGTTACGAGCTCGAATCCCCGTACCCGCAAGACCAGGACGCACCGCCCCTGGAGATCGATCCCGACCATTGGCGCACCGTGGTCGACGCCATGATCGACGTGGTCCACAGCCCGCGCGGCACGGCCCACGGCATCGCCGCCGGCCTACGCTACCGGGTGGCCGGCAAGACCGGCACCGCCCAGGTGTTCACCGTCGGGCAGGGCCAGGACTACAAGAAGATGCGGGTCAAGGAATCGATGCGGGACCATGCCTGGTTCGTCGCCTTCGCTCCGGTGGATAACCCGCGCATCGCCATCGCAGTGATCGCCGAGCATGGCGGTCACGGCGGTTCGGTCGCCGCCCCCATCGCCCGGACGGTGATGGATTTTTACCTCAAGGAAGTGCTGTGA
- the mreC gene encoding rod shape-determining protein MreC: protein MAVLSDEVPAIKRLFSTGHSLNLRLATCVAASLVLLAIEQHGSWPSLHTPFAVAVYPLQRLVSSPTRLLQQLADYASGYAELVAENRRLREEALILKTRLLKFAALEQENIRLRGLLDTSFKVGEQVMIAELLSINLVPYEHVVVVNKGSRFGVHPGQAVFDANGVVGQVLRVTPYSAEVMLITDPNHAIPVQVNRNGLRTIALGTGQTDRLALPYLPSNADVQAGDLLVTSGMGGVFPQGYPVATVTATAPQPSALSKISAVPVAHLDRNRELLLVWSDSQPIPRIPDQPHPPRRLSAHGAP from the coding sequence ATGGCTGTTCTTTCCGACGAGGTTCCCGCCATCAAACGGCTATTCTCCACCGGTCACTCGCTGAACCTACGGCTAGCGACCTGCGTGGCCGCTTCGCTGGTGCTGCTCGCCATCGAGCAGCACGGATCCTGGCCGTCGCTCCACACTCCCTTCGCGGTGGCGGTCTATCCCCTGCAACGGCTGGTCAGTTCCCCGACCCGCCTGCTGCAGCAGCTGGCCGATTACGCCTCCGGCTATGCCGAGCTAGTGGCCGAGAACCGCAGGCTGCGGGAGGAAGCGCTGATTCTCAAGACCCGGCTGCTGAAGTTCGCGGCCCTGGAGCAGGAAAACATCCGCCTGCGGGGCCTTTTGGACACTTCCTTCAAGGTCGGCGAACAGGTCATGATCGCCGAACTGTTGTCCATCAACCTCGTACCCTACGAGCACGTGGTGGTGGTGAACAAGGGTAGCCGCTTCGGGGTCCATCCGGGCCAGGCGGTATTCGACGCCAACGGGGTGGTCGGCCAGGTGCTGCGGGTGACACCCTACAGCGCCGAGGTGATGTTGATCACCGATCCCAACCATGCCATTCCCGTGCAAGTCAACCGCAACGGCTTGCGCACCATTGCCCTCGGCACGGGCCAGACCGACCGGCTGGCCCTGCCCTACCTACCCAGCAACGCCGACGTGCAGGCGGGCGATCTGCTGGTCACCTCCGGGATGGGCGGCGTGTTCCCGCAAGGCTATCCGGTCGCCACGGTCACGGCCACCGCGCCGCAACCCAGCGCCTTGTCCAAGATCAGCGCCGTGCCCGTCGCCCACCTGGACCGCAACCGGGAACTCCTCCTGGTGTGGAGCGATTCCCAGCCGATCCCCCGCATCCCCGACCAGCCCCATCCGCCGCGCCGCCTATCCGCCCATGGTGCACCTTAG
- the mreD gene encoding rod shape-determining protein MreD, which yields MVHLSLRVAAVVVSSLVAAMALRIVPLPHHWFTFNPDWVALCLIYWTLAIPERVGIGTAWLTGLFADALTGRMLGQHAVAYSVIAYLSLRWYRRIRLYPLPQQCLWVLMFLFTGQLLVVWTQNVKNTDALPWTYWLSPLSGALAWPLVRLGLRRLRRHYRIF from the coding sequence ATGGTGCACCTTAGTCTCCGGGTGGCGGCGGTGGTGGTTTCTAGCCTGGTGGCGGCGATGGCGCTCCGAATCGTGCCCCTACCCCACCACTGGTTCACCTTCAACCCCGACTGGGTGGCGCTGTGCCTGATCTACTGGACCTTGGCAATTCCGGAACGGGTAGGGATCGGCACCGCCTGGCTGACGGGGCTGTTCGCCGATGCCTTGACCGGGCGGATGCTGGGCCAGCACGCGGTGGCCTATTCCGTCATCGCCTATCTCAGCCTGCGCTGGTACCGGCGCATCCGGCTCTATCCGCTGCCGCAGCAGTGCCTGTGGGTGCTGATGTTCCTGTTCACCGGCCAACTGCTGGTGGTCTGGACCCAAAACGTCAAGAACACCGATGCCCTGCCCTGGACCTACTGGCTATCGCCCCTGAGCGGGGCTCTCGCCTGGCCTTTGGTGCGCCTGGGCCTGCGCCGGCTGCGCCGACACTACCGGATCTTCTGA
- a CDS encoding rod shape-determining protein gives MLFKQLRGFFSNDLSIDLGTANTLIYIRGQGIVVNEPSVVAIREDRNRGQKTIAAVGSAAKSMLGRTPGNITAIRPLKDGVIADFTVTEKMLQYFIHKVHRNKLFRPSPRVLVCVPCGSTQVERRAIKESASGAGAREVYLIEEPMAAAIGAGLPVGEARGSMVLDIGGGTSEVAVISLNGIVYSASVRIGGDRLDEAIMNYVRRNYGTLIGEATAERIKHEIGAAYPGSEVREIDVKGRNLSEGVPRSFVLNSNEILEAIQEPLQGIVGAVKAALEQTPPELGADVAERGIYITGGGALLKDIDRLIAEETGLPVHIAEDPMTCVARGGGKILELLDEKGAAGFSLE, from the coding sequence ATGCTCTTCAAACAGCTCCGAGGGTTTTTTTCCAATGATCTTTCCATCGACCTCGGAACCGCCAACACGCTCATCTACATTCGAGGCCAGGGCATCGTGGTGAACGAACCCTCGGTGGTAGCCATCCGAGAGGACCGCAACCGCGGGCAAAAGACCATCGCCGCCGTGGGCAGCGCCGCCAAATCCATGTTGGGCCGGACGCCGGGCAACATCACCGCGATCCGCCCGCTGAAAGACGGGGTCATCGCCGACTTCACCGTCACCGAGAAGATGCTCCAATACTTCATCCACAAGGTGCATCGCAACAAACTGTTCCGTCCCAGCCCGCGGGTCCTGGTGTGTGTGCCCTGCGGTTCCACCCAGGTGGAACGGCGGGCGATCAAGGAATCCGCGTCCGGGGCCGGGGCCCGCGAGGTTTATCTCATCGAGGAGCCGATGGCGGCGGCCATCGGCGCGGGCCTGCCGGTGGGCGAGGCGCGCGGCTCCATGGTGCTGGATATCGGCGGTGGCACGTCGGAAGTGGCGGTCATCTCCTTGAACGGCATCGTCTACTCGGCCTCGGTGCGGATCGGCGGCGACCGTCTGGACGAGGCCATCATGAATTACGTGCGCCGCAATTACGGGACCCTCATCGGCGAGGCCACGGCGGAACGCATCAAGCACGAAATCGGCGCCGCCTATCCGGGCAGCGAGGTGCGGGAGATCGACGTAAAGGGTCGCAACCTCTCCGAAGGCGTGCCGCGGAGCTTCGTGTTGAACAGCAACGAGATCCTGGAGGCGATCCAGGAGCCCTTGCAAGGCATCGTCGGCGCGGTCAAGGCGGCATTGGAGCAGACGCCACCCGAACTGGGCGCCGACGTGGCGGAGCGGGGCATTTACATCACCGGCGGTGGAGCCCTGCTCAAGGACATCGACCGGCTCATCGCCGAGGAAACCGGACTTCCGGTGCACATCGCCGAGGATCCGATGACCTGTGTCGCCCGGGGTGGCGGCAAGATCCTGGAGTTACTGGACGAAAAGGGCGCGGCGGGCTTTTCACTGGAATGA
- the prmB gene encoding 50S ribosomal protein L3 N(5)-glutamine methyltransferase, which produces MDRRTVLEFLATPRDYVRFAASRFAEAGLCFGHGTASPLDEAAALVLNALHLPYDLPGGYFDARLLPDERARVMELIERRIAERKPLAYLTREAPFAGLSFYVDERVLVPRSPIAELIEKRFAPWIEAERVGKVLDLGTGSGCIAIACAVAFPGAAVDAVDISPEALEVARLNIARHGLEDRVRPVQSDLYAGLGDRRYDLIVSNPPYVSREEWQRLAPEYHAEPRLGLEAGDDGLDCVRRILRGAAGHLGPEGVLVVEVGGAAAALERAYPDVPFLWLEFERGGEGVFVLTATELDRFHGRF; this is translated from the coding sequence ATGGATCGCCGCACTGTGCTCGAATTCCTGGCCACCCCGCGGGATTACGTGCGCTTCGCCGCCAGCCGCTTCGCCGAAGCGGGCTTGTGCTTCGGCCATGGCACGGCCAGTCCCCTGGACGAAGCCGCCGCCCTGGTCCTTAACGCCCTGCACTTGCCCTACGATCTACCCGGCGGCTATTTCGATGCCCGGCTGCTTCCGGACGAACGGGCGCGGGTGATGGAGTTGATCGAGCGGCGCATCGCCGAGCGGAAACCCTTGGCCTATCTCACCCGCGAGGCGCCCTTTGCCGGATTGTCGTTCTACGTGGATGAGCGGGTGCTGGTGCCCCGTTCCCCCATCGCCGAGTTGATCGAGAAACGTTTTGCGCCCTGGATAGAGGCGGAGCGGGTCGGCAAGGTCCTCGATCTTGGCACCGGCAGCGGCTGCATCGCCATCGCCTGCGCCGTCGCCTTCCCCGGGGCAGCGGTGGATGCCGTCGATATCTCGCCGGAAGCACTCGAAGTGGCGCGCCTCAACATCGCGAGGCACGGCCTGGAGGACCGGGTGCGGCCGGTGCAATCGGATCTTTACGCCGGCCTTGGGGATCGGCGCTACGATCTCATCGTCAGCAACCCGCCCTATGTGAGCCGGGAGGAATGGCAGCGCCTGGCCCCGGAGTACCACGCCGAACCCCGGCTGGGGTTGGAGGCGGGGGACGATGGCTTAGATTGTGTGCGGCGAATCCTCCGGGGAGCCGCGGGCCATCTCGGCCCTGAGGGCGTCTTGGTGGTGGAGGTGGGGGGCGCCGCCGCGGCATTGGAACGCGCCTATCCGGACGTGCCCTTCCTCTGGCTTGAGTTCGAACGGGGCGGCGAGGGGGTGTTCGTGCTGACCGCCACCGAACTGGACCGCTTCCACGGACGCTTTTGA
- a CDS encoding EVE domain-containing protein, with translation MRYWLMKSEPGEFSIDDLERRPNRTEPWDGVRNYQARNMIRDEMQPGDGVLFYHSNCALPGVVGIAEVVRGAYPDPTAFDPGHRHYDPKSRPDRPTWFMVDVRLVRKLARTITLAELRGRPELDGFPLLRRANRLSVMPVTEAQWRFILSLE, from the coding sequence ATGCGTTACTGGTTGATGAAATCGGAGCCTGGAGAATTCAGCATCGACGATCTCGAACGCCGTCCGAACCGCACCGAACCCTGGGATGGGGTGCGCAACTACCAGGCCCGCAACATGATCAGGGATGAGATGCAACCCGGGGATGGGGTGTTGTTCTATCACTCCAACTGCGCGCTGCCGGGGGTGGTCGGCATTGCCGAAGTGGTGCGGGGCGCCTATCCCGATCCCACCGCTTTCGACCCCGGCCATCGGCACTACGACCCCAAGAGCCGGCCCGACCGCCCTACCTGGTTCATGGTGGATGTGCGCTTGGTCCGCAAGCTGGCCCGTACCATCACCCTGGCCGAGCTTCGGGGGCGGCCGGAGTTGGACGGTTTTCCCCTGTTGAGGCGGGCCAACCGGTTGTCGGTGATGCCGGTGACCGAGGCCCAGTGGCGGTTCATCCTGTCCCTGGAATGA
- a CDS encoding MFS transporter: protein MPARLPYLRLSGFYFFYFSALGALLPYWPLYLQAQGFTPAEIGQLMAILAGSRVVAPNLWGWWADRSGRTLRLIRWATFLTLGGFCGVFYAQGFLEVAWVMLAFTFFWNATLPLFETVTLGHLHHDAKRYSRVRLWGSFGFIATVTALGKGLEGLIAIACLPQIILVLFVALWLNTLWVPSSGRERHGDGHGSLGAILKRREVLAFFLASLLLQIGHGPYYVFYSVYLKEHGFTSGETGQLWALGVMAEIVLFAVLHRVFGRYSLGAVFRLSLALTALRWLLIAWGVEHLALLVAAQLLHAVSYGAAHAASVHLVHGYFRGPHHGKGQALYSSIGFGLGGALGSLLSGYLWTAWGPHGLYTAAAGITLLALWVASGGGRRAGLV from the coding sequence GTGCCCGCCAGGCTGCCCTATCTCCGCCTGTCCGGATTCTATTTTTTCTACTTCTCCGCGCTCGGGGCATTGCTCCCCTATTGGCCACTGTATCTCCAGGCCCAGGGTTTTACACCGGCCGAGATCGGCCAGCTAATGGCCATCCTAGCGGGCAGCCGGGTGGTGGCGCCGAATCTTTGGGGATGGTGGGCTGACCGAAGCGGACGCACCCTGCGCCTGATCCGCTGGGCCACCTTTCTCACCCTGGGGGGCTTTTGCGGGGTGTTTTATGCGCAAGGTTTCCTGGAAGTCGCGTGGGTCATGCTGGCCTTCACCTTCTTCTGGAACGCCACCCTGCCGCTGTTCGAGACCGTCACCCTTGGCCATCTGCACCACGATGCCAAGCGCTACAGCCGGGTGCGGCTGTGGGGCTCGTTTGGCTTCATCGCCACCGTGACGGCCTTGGGCAAGGGGCTGGAGGGTCTTATCGCCATCGCTTGCCTACCGCAGATCATCCTGGTGCTGTTTGTCGCCCTGTGGCTGAACACCCTGTGGGTGCCGTCGTCCGGCCGGGAGCGCCACGGCGACGGCCACGGCTCCCTAGGGGCGATCCTGAAGCGGCGCGAGGTGCTCGCGTTCTTCCTCGCCTCGTTGCTGCTTCAGATTGGCCATGGGCCCTATTACGTGTTCTATTCGGTGTACCTGAAGGAACACGGCTTCACCAGCGGCGAAACCGGGCAGCTGTGGGCGCTGGGGGTGATGGCGGAAATCGTCCTGTTCGCGGTGCTGCACCGGGTGTTCGGCCGCTACAGCCTAGGCGCTGTGTTCCGCCTCAGCCTGGCCCTCACCGCGCTGCGCTGGTTGCTCATCGCCTGGGGGGTGGAGCATCTCGCCCTGCTGGTGGCGGCCCAGCTGCTGCATGCGGTCAGCTACGGCGCCGCCCATGCGGCCTCGGTGCACTTGGTCCACGGCTATTTCCGCGGGCCCCACCACGGCAAAGGACAGGCCCTTTATAGCAGCATCGGTTTCGGCCTGGGGGGTGCCCTGGGCAGCCTGCTCAGCGGTTATCTCTGGACCGCCTGGGGACCCCATGGGCTTTACACCGCGGCGGCGGGGATCACCCTGCTGGCGCTGTGGGTCGCAAGCGGCGGGGGCCGGCGGGCGGGATTGGTTTGA